DNA from Asterias amurensis chromosome 7, ASM3211899v1:
TCAAACTATAAGCCGAATGCCGTGAAAATCAATTCGCAAAGCTTATGGTCCGAATGTTATGCTATCTGGATTAAGTTTTTCTGTGACCCTCTCATAAAGACAGATTTACATGCTATACTGCAGGGCCTAGAAAGAAGCTAAGCATTACAGAATATTGCTTACCAGgagaaggttaccagccaaaacaccatatCACATACACTATCTTTGACTGGTATCATGCTTAATTGTActtagctgaagccttttttaagcaatattatctggttaagcagctctatgaaactgggtcatgtaaaaaacaaaataataattccaAACTTTTTAGACGAGGTATATCAATAAATTGATGAATGAAATATACTATTCCTGGTATATTTGGaacaaaaagatttttttgtgtCACATCTAATTAATTTTTGAAGAAACAGCTAGTTGTGAAATTCAACGATACTTGGAATATGTTTTGATGTTGTCCAGACCAATGTATTGAGAAACTGACCCTGTAAACAATTCATTTTGAAAGCTGACCCTGTAAACAATTGATTTTGCAAAACATGAATTCATCTACAGAAATGTTTAACTTCATTTTttaccatttaaaggcagtggacactattggtaattccttaaaataattattagcataaaacctcacttggtaatgagtaatggggagaggttgatagtataaagcattgtgagaaacagctccctctgaagtgacgtcgttttcgagaaagaagtaattttccacaaatttgattttgagacctcagatttagaattgaggtcacgaaatcaagcatccaaaagcacacaacttagtgtgaccagggtgttttttgtatgttgagatacaccaagtgagaagactgttctttaacaattaccagtagtgtccactgtctttaactttttttttttaattgtatgttATTGACATCAGTGCGAGGATTTGAACAATCAAATGCCTGATCCTATGTTGCTATGGTTTCCGTTTACCTTTGCACAAGTAATTGTCACGTTCGgatgacatttaaaaaacaaatatcaaatgTGTGATATAGGAGATAGATTTTTCCTCCAGCTAAGCTTTCAACAAGAACAGGTCACCTCTTTGGTCCCATAAGAAGCAAATACTTGGGTTTGAAAAATTAACAATTATCAACCATAATGATATTAGtgataaaaacaacaaataataaataaaatagaataattctaaaaatgacaataattacaaaaaaatgaagaaaaaaaatatataaaaactattcaaattttgctcatgaACATAAAATATGGACTAGGATCAATAATGTAGCAGGgtaaagaataaagaaatgaCTTCAAAAGAGAATCTTTCTAATAAGTCTTCAAACATGCGTACTGCATGCAAAAAAAGGTTCCTCTGTAAACAAAAACGGACACTTATCATGGCGCAGCTCGACTTTGATTCCTCTAATTACATTGGAACTATAACGAGGCTTGAAGGTGGAAGAGTCTGGTACCATCTCACATAACAAAAGTTACctatcattattgttattgcaGGACGGGAACATgacttaaaggtagggtcatagattgtcATATACTCAGAAAttgaatgaccataaaaacttactttgtatgATTACTTGATTGTATGAATTTTtgttgagaaaggattcccttccaAGTAATATGGTTTAGATAACTTTCCACTTATAATCATTTTAATCTGGGAAAGGATTTATTCCTGAATAATTTCTCAGGTTTCTGAGGGTCGGTGTCTGGACGTGAACATTGCAgccagagatgcggtttgtTCCCGCTAACACCTTGCCAAACGAGGATGGACAGAACTGATAAGTCTccaaaaaaatctactctgtggcTGTAGTAGAAAATAAagtaagacagttctctaaagaacaaattctacctggcaaatagacacacacatggtgtaaccacaaaccaaatacatttttttctgatCTCTCAGCAAATAGACACTGTAATCGAAATGTGACTTTTTTGTATATTTCTTCATAATATTGACAATGAATCAGTATAACGTGGACAAAAAACAATCTATAACCCTACCTTTAAAAGCCTACTGCACGATAAAGAGCCATACTTTTTTTCCGTACAATGCAGCATTTTCTCTTAATGGGACGCCCACCCATCTTCTTTGTACATAACATCTCTTTGCATGCTTAAATTTCATTCTTTAAATAGGTATATACAGGTATAAACATTAAGGCACTGAGTATAATGTGTAGTAATGTTTCTTTTAATAAACCCAAAAGGTAATGAACAAAACTTTCATTAGAACTTAAGCAAACGTAATGAGGTAGTTTGGAACGGTTATTTACAGGCAAAAGTCATCAGAAGGTTTACCCCTCataaaatactaaaaataataaaaataaaatactaaataaaaaaataataaaaaatgacaTTGGGGTACAGTTCATGaggaatttgttttgtttgtgtttgaaatGAACTctggaaataaaatatatatcaaaaaacatttatttaaaaaaatgttcatatttttatgaataattaaaatgtatgtaatactgttttttctttgactGATTAATTTTTCCCAACGACTGCTATATTTAAAAACAGCGCTCAAAAAAGGGCCTGGGGAAACAGAAGAATACCTCTCATTTCCTGAAGGGAATGCCCATTTTCTAGTAAGGGAGCTTCTCAAAAGTTTGAACGGTTGAAACATTCTTATCTGGTCTCTTGTAACCTTTCAATTACTAATGCGCATAATATTCTCTCGTGTAGGGTTGTTCCTTAAGTTCGGCACATTGCACAGTACAGCCCAATGTTCTGGAGGTCCATTGGCTGATGGGGAAGGTGTCAGCGGGAACGCTTTCTCTGCACCTAGAACATGCCCAAATTTTGAGACGCTTCCTAAGTTTAAACTCCCTGATGTGCCCCCTGACTTTGAGCGATTATTGATGCTATAGTTAAGGTTGATGCAAATGATCAATCTGATGAATGCTTAAACATTCCATCTTTGGGAACCCGTCTAGAAGGTCAACCTGAAACCGCGACATTCCGGTGTTAAAAGTAACTCGATTGGCCAAATTCTGACCCTTGGGTATGAAGCAGTTTAGCTCGTCGATGAAATACTTCATCAGTTCTCGGATGAGCACGCCATGCGCGACCACCAAGACATCCGCTGCCATGCCATCCAAATCAATGTCGTCGTCAAAATCATCGGTTCCCTGACTTCCCAGGCTACCGTCGGAGTATGATATCTCAATAGCGCCCTCAGACAACTCGCCCCCTCCTGCATGCATGGGAGAGTTTGATAGGGTCACGTTGGGGGCGTACTGATTACTGCGAGATGACAAGTGTTTATGAAAATGAGGACCTTCCCCTCCTCCACTCTTTGCAGCCTTCTTGGCTTGAGTTGTTTGTTCCTCCGTTGCCAAATCTTCGCTGCTAAGCTCGCAGCTTTTGATTGGCTCAGCGGTTTCACTCGTTGCCTCTTCGTCATCGCCTACGCTAAATTCTACTGGCGGACTGTCCTTTTCAAAGGAAGCACTCAACTCTGATTGTGCAATGGAAGATCCCGGATTTGTGTGCACTATATCTGGTGGGTTGGAGCCATCATCGGCCTGGCGGGGGTGTTTTGCTGGTATACATTTTTCTGGAGGGGTAAGAAGTGCATTGCCTTCTAAAAAGTCGTCACACAGGTCTTTGAAGAAATCAACAGCTCGGCTCTTAACCtaagtaacaaaacaaaaaaacacacatcagAATTAAATGCATACTATGCAATCAGACTACTCCAACATAATGATGGGAAAAAAAGCCTTTCTTAGTTCTCTAATTTCACTGATGTTACAAgataaaattaaattgtttttttttctggggatTTTAACATAAAAATGTTTCAACAGAAACACTGAGATTTTGACATCATGATCCATGATGTGGGACAAATATTGTTAATACTAAAAATGTTATAgctttctggtaatgaaaccaaaacACCCTTAAAAATTTCGAACCCTAAGACATGAAGATACATGTGtagagaagaagatgaagaaatgtcagtttaagatgtgggaggaaaaccccaaatagGGAAACCCAGTAAACATGTAGGAACTGAAAACCAATCTCAGGCAGTTTCAGGCGGTACAGTGACTGAAGCAGGTATGATAATTGGCTCTTCAGGAAAAAGTAGAAACATTTTATTGAATACAAGGGCAGGTAAACTATATAAGACTTCCAggctttcttttttgttttctaaggGCAAGCAAATTGTAAATCAGACTTAAGTAGAAAAAATATGTCTGCTGTGAATGCTCGTCAAAGAAGCCTCGCTGTTCCtgttttgattggctgcatattgcaccacagcaccatGTTAACCACCACATTACAATGGTGTAGGAAAACACTGACTGTACACAGGAACCTCATCACgatgatatgcgctatataacaagggtaattaatattattatttccatGCATGGACTGAAGGGTTAACATGTATTTCACTAACTTGTTCAATAGTTTCTCCACCTTCGGGTGTAAACTCAATTCTCTTCTTCTGCCTCTTGGCGTGTCCCTGGTACTCTTTGACGGGTATTCCTTCCAATCGTCCATAACCCTGGAAGCGATTAtagagagagaagaaaaaagtatCACAGATAAGACTTTGCCAAATAATCATAAAAAAGCGGCGGACatgttgggcccaatttcatagagctgctttattaagcagaaaattattgtgctaagcaaacataagcaggataccagtcacaaattgttcaGGTGTGATAATGCTTTAACTGGTAAACTTATTTTGGTAAAcgtaatgttgttgtgcttgtatatttggtttgcggtaacaccatgtgtgtatctacttgccaggtagagttgttcttagggaaacTGTCTTGTTTATTCTACTGctgtggagtagataatcggaggttcgggagagttctcagttctgaaaagaactgtcctgctttttaactattaccaaggcggatggtatagaaattaggctggactactactttagcttataggatcgtaataactgtactgccgcggagtcagttctgaaattggtcttaacgtttcgactagcttgctctagtcatcgtcaggagactgttgttgtgcttattagcaacattttgtgcttttaaagcagctctatgaaattgggcccagatttgaTCAGGAGTGATTTCAGACTAGTTTTGAATGCAGTGGCGGGCAGTTAGGCCAGTTTCCGAGGGCAGAGAGTTGCAGAGCTTTTGGCTCTGCAGCTGAGAAAGCTGCGTCACCAAGTGATGAGGACAGTTTATTGTCATAATGAGTAGAAACTTATCAAATGATATGTTGTCATGTGGGTTGGTTTGTTTGGATGGAGGAGACCAGACAACTAATGGTAACCAGTTATAAATCAATGTTTCAGAACAGGAGAAAATGGGTCCTATGATTGATTTGGGGCCAAAGAAACAATTTTAGCATTAGGGTGACGTGGTTGACTTTCTTGTCTTGAGTTCCAGCAAACAATTTAACAGCTTTGGCTCTGGCTCGATCATTACACTGCTATGCCATTAGCCACAGCCATACCTCGATTCAGATGTAGTGCCTTTATAAATAAACAAGTGCAATTGCAATTCAAACAAGagcaatgtaaaaaaaaaaaaaaaaaaaatagtgaaccATTATCGATGGTGAATTCCTTCCTTACCCTTTCTCTTAACCTAGGATCTGTGATGACCTTTGGCCTTTCAACTGTTCCGAGGTCAACAACAGCTTGAGCGGTCTGGAAGAGAAAATATCCATTGAATTAACTGTTTACTAAAAACCTCAATCTGGGCAGAGATCAAAGCGAACTAAACGAGTTAAAATTGCATTGGGCCGCTCTAATCccagtttcacaagttttttttaaagttacttATACAGTTACTGCAAATTTGTGCACGTTGGCCTTCCCATCATAACATAACGCACTTCTCATTTTATCTCATAAAATTTGTCTTATGGTATGAAGTAAGCGTAAAGATTGAAAAGGTATTTACACAGTGAGGTATCTTtagtcaattgaaaaacacaagaccatcaGACTTATCCCATgctgagtttactggcctgaagctaaaatcactggccagCGTTTATGTCCAATCCCTGACTACAATGTGGGATTTCCATATTCACCTCTGAAGCTCTTTGCAGATCACTGGCGAAGATTTTTGAGAATCGATGATGTTGCAATGCCTTGCCTAGCAACCAGACCTGTTTCCTCCCCTCCTCAGATAATGGTACGTCCATTTGACCTTTTGGCATGCCAAAAAATTTTTCATTGTAAGGAAATTACCAAAGTGACTTTTGACACAAATACAATTCGAAGTTACTTCTTATTTCTTATTTACCCTCACAGCCATATGCCCCTTTTGAGAACCAATCAGGCAGACAAGGCCCGGGCCAAAACCCCAGCTGAAGCacaagccggagcccaagccagagcccaagctggagctcaagccagagcccaagcttGAGCCagcaagccagagcccaagcaaGAGCCCAAGCTGGAGCacaagccggagcccaagccggagcccaagccagagcccagGCTGGAGGacaagccggagcccaagccaaagccagagcccaagccgaaGTCCAAGCCGAAGCCCAAGCTGGAGCCagcaagccagagcccaagccagagcccaagctgGAGCacaagccggagcccaagccgaagCCAGAGTCCTAGCCAAAGCCcaagcccaagccagagccaaaGCTGGAGCCCAAGCCGGAGCTCAAGCCAGAGCCTAAGCTTGAGCCagcaagccagagcccaagccagagccaaaGCTGAAGCCATGAATTAAAAAGGGCCGTAGTttggttaactacatgtatgtaggtaAATGGGGAAAAAGAAAGATGACTGCATCTTGATTTCTGGGAATTGGTAAACCATGGGGTTTCACTATCAAGAAAGAATTATTCATCATGGTGGTTTTCTCAACTGTTTTTGTCTCTCCCATTGTCTCCAGAAGAAGACAAGAGTTTGGCAGACTGTTCTTATAACTTAACCACATCCCATTAGTCAAGTGAGATTAGCCACATGGTTTGTGTCTAATAAAACTGTTTCACATTGCTTGCACTTCCTTATTCAGAAAAAACAGAAACTTATTCAGACAGTTATTCTGTATTAATACCTCTGAAGCGTCTCATTCAAGAACAAAGAACAAGTTGTTtagaacaaaaaatatattcaaaaagtacattttaacatgcgagaaagactctgtaagagtcgaaacatcaggccatgaattttttttccccatttataCCAGCGGTTGGTAAGTTggttgcaacagctaattctattttctcaaaaatattttgtCTAATTAAATAATTTCGTCAGGTGCACCACCAACCAATGTATCGTGCTCCACAGCCAGATTTCAGTGATTAAACAAAATCGCAGTTAAAGTTTCAAAAGTACTACTTTccaaaatattatttgtttaataccAAAATAAAGCTCACATCTTTTTTTGTACAGAACTGTAAAAAGTGTTCAACAGTTCATGGTGGGACTGGCAAATTCCTTATGATATCAAAATACAAGATtgaatattaaagacactgaacactattggtaattgtcaaagaccagtcttctcacttggtgtatctcaacatatgcataaaataacaaacctatgaaaatttgagctcaatcagtcgtcaaagttgcgagataataatgaaagaaaaaacacccttgtcacacgaagttgtgtgctttcatatgcttgattttgataccctcaaattcttaatctgaggtctcgaaatcaaattcgtggaaaattacttctttctcgaaaactatactacttcagagggagtcgtttctcacaatgttttataccatcagcagctccccattactcatccccaagagaggttttatgctaataattattttgagtaattaccaatagtgtccactgcctttaaatagaatCTCTACATTATTTTCCTGTTGTGCAATATGATATATGTATACAAACACAACTACATCataatgtttgataattttgctgatgataaacaaaataaaaatgtctttCACAAACATTAAGCTTACCTTGTATGATACCATCTTGGTTGTAAATCGTCTGACCgctgaaatttaaaaacaaacaaaacaacaaattcagAACAAAATCCAGACAGAagggttttaaagccattggaccctttcggtaaacagtattgtccaaggcccacacttcgtgtatcacaacttcataaaataacaaacctgtgaaaatttaggctcaattggacgtcggagtcgggagaaaataacgggaaaacccacccttgtatccgcacgtttggcagtgtcatgacatgtgtttaaaataaatccataattctcgatatcgagaattgatattgttttactgttttctcaaaaagagaataatatttcaagagaagtctttcaccactaccttctataaaccctgtaagttatttgtaaaactgtgaaccttttttttctgtaccgaaagggtccaatggctttaatctgaCATCATCATATTTAATCACAAATGTTTGTCAAATTTAATCACACTATTTCTAAAGTTTTACCGCTTCTGATAAGCTCACTCACTTGAAACCTTCTTGAATTTTGTTTGCCGTTGATAAGACTGTGCCTAACCCATTATAGATAGCAGCCGTAAACAGTTGCAAAGGTTTGTCCTACTTTCTTGTTGTTTTAGTTTGTGCCTTTACTGACACAACCACAGTACTTGTTTGAAAAACTTCCTAACAAGTTTTATACTGTCCCAAACCTGTTGAATCAAAGAGACAATCAACAAGCACATGTCCTCAATCAAGCATGGTAAATTTGGTCATTTTTAGACTTTGCTGTACAGGGTTAACATTTTATAATGAACCGTTGACCAGACAAGTCCGGCAGTCTTGtatatttttaaatgaataCTAATGTCACAGCCCAGGTGTacaaaaagaataaaatacaaatgaCAAATGCACCTAAAAATGTTGGCTTTGTTTTGATGAAATACCATTCAATTGTATTGAGTAATGACATAATGAAGTATACTCAATACCACTAAGTAAAAATGAGCTAAATCTTCTCTAATGTCTTGGAGCGCTTGTCACAATTAACCTTAATGTATATTAAACTGGGTTACGCAGCTttcttttaatttaataatggtATTGTAAGAAGCATTCTGGGCCAGCAAGCCATGTGGTTGTGtggaagccccccccccccccctccaactcCAAATTCAAGCTTTGCTGTACCGACCAAGTCAATCTAGATCCATGCAGTGAATTAGCGAAGATTTTTGAAGGAAGTTAATTGGAAGGATGAACTTTTATTAGAGAAAGCGCTAGGGAATGGTAAAAGTGCTTTGAACCCAATGATAGCCTCTTCCCCTCTTGCCTGATCCTAAGTCCTTGATTAAACCACCATGCATTCCTCATCAACCCTCTATAAACCCCTTGAGACAAGCCTAGCCAGGGCTTGGTGCCCTTGAGCGTCTAGTGGCCTTATttcattcatcattttctcctcTTACTTATCTAATATTTACAGAATGTCTGGCTAATTTGCCAAGTCACACTCTTAATTTGTTTCCCTCTTATATGGACCTAATTAAAAGTGGCACGCAATTGTGCAAGTCATTTTAAATGCATGCAtctccccccaaaaagaaaCAACTTTTTGTCTAAATGTGTGCAGGGGTGTATATCCTAAATGTGAAGCTACTCACAAAAATTCCTCAATTACATTAGTCATGGAAAAGGTATAGACTTCAACAACAAGTACTAAACTACCAATTCGTCCAGCCATGGTCCAGCAGTTAGACTGCAAGACTTCAataacaaggttgtgggttcgaacccccccccccccatgctaACCACTGACTTCACAATGAATAGAATAAGTACTGTCGTCTTGTAACTAAAATACAATTTGTGGATTTTGTGCAATGTATAATCATAGACCAatgagattggctgttgccagctttgtGATTATATGCCCTTTGAGTTTGACGAGTTCCCTTaacaggaagatcatctaaacaaacaaacaaacaaacaaacaaacaaacaaacaaacaaacaaacaaacaaacaaacaaacaaacaaacaaacaaacaaacaaacaaacaaacaaacaaacaaacaaacaaacaaaaaacaaacaaacaaacaaacaaacaaaaacaaacaaaaacaaacaaacaaacaaacaaacaaacaaacaaacaaacaaacgttcCACCATCAATTATGAATAAAGCAGATAAGCATCACTGCATGGCTTATAGAATGTTTAATGTCATTCCTAATAACCCTCTCATAATCCACCTCTTCTCCATGATAGTATTATGAGGGATTCATAAAACCAAGATGGTAATGCTTGCTAGCTTTACTTGTAGTGCCGGTGGCTAGACAAATCAGCCGACTATAAAAACAGAAAATCAGTTTTCATCATGTGAACACAATGTCTacaaaaaactgaaaacaaagaCATATTAGAAAACAGCTGCTCCACAACTCATTTAAAGTGTGCATTGAGGGTGTCTACTCATTGAAACTGAAGACATTAACAAAAAGGGATGAGAGTGTTTTGACAATGTAAAGATGCCTCATTTCACtttcatgtacaaaaccaatggggacgcCCCTAAAACAAAATCCCAGATATTAGGTTTGTACTGGCTGTTCATAATATGGGAAACTTTGCATTTTGTGTTCCGTTgcttcatatcaaaagttgataaaatcaAGCAGTGCAACCTCCCTTAATGCAATGTAATGTTTTCTTGCATTGTGCTGTGTACGAATAAAGCCTGCCTGCTGGAAGTTCAGGATCTGTGGCCGTTTTGTAAACAAGTGATGTCACAGTGTCACATGGTCTAAACCTCACCTGATAGACCTAAACCATAACAGTGTATACTCACTCTGTAAAATTGAAAGAAGACAATGGGTCAACAAACAAATTGCCAGGAAACAATTGGGGAAAATGATGCCAGAACTCCCTGACATATCAAAACAGAGTGGCCAAAATGTTGACTAGGAAGGACCGAGTCTACTGTACATAGGAGAGAACACTCTTTGAGCTACATCATTACTTAGCGATAGTAGAATAcaacaagacaagttctcaaaagaacataatataCCCAAGTAAATgtggcgttaccgcaaaccaaatatacattgatatctcaccgtgcaatgcctcaaatctcacATAGAATTACTATAGTTAAAAATCCACAGAGATTTTCCATTATAGATAACACATGATGTAATTCACTCCCACGTGTGAACCTTGAACTGAAGGTCTCCATAAAGCAAGGTGATGATGTGAAACatgttttttcaaattcaaatgcGTTGGTAGTCATAACAATTTATGGGGAGTGGCTGGTGGACATATCATGAATGGGCAGGGGAAGGAAAGCTGAAATTAGGAGTTCttttcctgttttttaattCTGAAGAGGCACACACCCTACATCGCtttttccccctccccctcgTTCCAAATTAATGCAAGTgaaatttaaaaacagaatCAGTGGGGGTCGTCACTTGGCACAGGATGGCCAATCGCCTGTCTGACCTTGTAGGTACCTTGTAGACCTTCACTGTCTGCGTACTTGACCCCATTAAGCCTAAAAGGTGACCTTCGGATCGGAGCCCCTACCTGAATGGGTGGGGCTTCAGATACGTCGTCGGAATTAAAGTACTTGTACACATTGAATAGTCTCGACAGACCAACTACAGTATATCAACGTGCTAAGTTCTTCAAATTAGAGGTTATTTTTGCATCGGGAACAAAGAATATAATATTTGTTTCCCCTCGAATGtctatactgtacatgtactcgGTACTTTCATGAGTTCTGGGAAATCTACCGAATCAGCCATTTGCGAGTAACTTGgattttgaataatgtctggtacattgACTTGATTAGGGGGAAGTGAATACTCCAAATTGGTCTAACCAGACTCAAGACAGTGTTACCACATCACACAGTGGTTCGGGCaggcttttgtatagcaaccgcCAGATGAGCAAAGCCATACCATCATGCCATACACATTGTGTGTGGGTGTTCACCCTCTACAGAATTACACAAATAATTACCCCGAcccatgtgacatagcaactgtctctcgACTGAGGAATTGAAATTGAAGTTGAAACACGGGTTTAAGCATcactgtaccagacattattgaAAACTAACATGCAAATGGCAGAGATAGCATGGGTTGGTTATCAATGATTGATAGTCAATCCTACCAAAAAATGTACACTTCCTTATTTACAAATGTATCTTTTTATAGTTGTTTAAAGTACAGACAAAAACATACTATCTGTCAGTCCATCTCAGGCTTGTACTCACTCCTTCTGAGTGAAGACATGGCACTTTTTCTTTAGTCAGGAGctttatatttttcatttttgaggGAAACAAAGAGtagccatttt
Protein-coding regions in this window:
- the LOC139940017 gene encoding fructose-2,6-bisphosphatase TIGAR-like translates to MARFILTLVRHGQTIYNQDGIIQGQMDVPLSEEGRKQVWLLGKALQHHRFSKIFASDLQRASETAQAVVDLGTVERPKVITDPRLRERGYGRLEGIPVKEYQGHAKRQKKRIEFTPEGGETIEQVKSRAVDFFKDLCDDFLEGNALLTPPEKCIPAKHPRQADDGSNPPDIVHTNPGSSIAQSELSASFEKDSPPVEFSVGDDEEATSETAEPIKSCELSSEDLATEEQTTQAKKAAKSGGGEGPHFHKHLSSRSNQYAPNVTLSNSPMHAGGGELSEGAIEISYSDGSLGSQGTDDFDDDIDLDGMAADVLVVAHGVLIRELMKYFIDELNCFIPKGQNLANRVTFNTGMSRFQVDLLDGFPKMECLSIHQIDHLHQP